From a region of the Coregonus clupeaformis isolate EN_2021a unplaced genomic scaffold, ASM2061545v1 scaf2893, whole genome shotgun sequence genome:
- the LOC123489230 gene encoding gamma-secretase-activating protein-like: MTDLDNSDANEELKFSILKRLPEPMEQRICHLWDHPISSACISRDYVRGLLEKHANTKGSTFMERDEPGFRPEFLPLTFLAKILLDVEDRALNPFEEQENVDARFVEETSLKQTLILLGFQDK, translated from the exons ATTTAGACAACAGTGATGCCAATGAGGAGCTGAAGTTCAGCATTCTGAAGAGACTACCTGAG CCCATGGAGCAGAGGATCTGTCACCTGTGGGATCACCCCATCAGTTCAGCCTGTATCTCCAGAGACTATGTCAGAGGCCTACTGGAGAAACACGCCAACACCAAA GGTTCTACGTTCATGGAGAGAGATGAGCCTGGCTTCAGGCCTGAGTTCCTGCCTCTCACATTCCTGGCCAAAATCCTGTTGGATGTGGAAGATCGAG CTCTGAACCCTTTTGAGGAGCAGGAGAATGTGGATGCCAGGTTTGTGGAGGAGACGTCTCTGAAACAGACTCTGATCCTGCTGGGCTTCCAGGacaagtga